One window of the Eucalyptus grandis isolate ANBG69807.140 chromosome 6, ASM1654582v1, whole genome shotgun sequence genome contains the following:
- the LOC120295007 gene encoding probable LRR receptor-like serine/threonine-protein kinase At3g47570, with protein MKPVSLSFAEFGSCHLLLGIALALCFNRVSCTTNETDRLALLAFKAGISEDPFGVLSSWNDSIGFCQWYGVTCGRRHQRVTVLDLESQGLLGSISPHIGNLSFLGEMWLQNNSFNQEIPPQLGQLRRLHILQLTSNSLVGEIPKNISSCSDLVLLWLGKNELTGEIPRELGSLLKLLQFALHGNNLTGSMPSFIGNLSSLEVLFLTENNLSGSIPQVLGRLKKLQFIAFATNGVSGTIPSSLLNLSSLTQFDAAYNEIQGTLPASIGLQLPDLVFFSVFWNQLQGPIPPSISNCTKLNTLQLGKNRFSGKVPSLENLYNLSLLQIVGNRLGGGETEDLNFLCSLTNSSKLRYVVIATNKFGGVLPTCVGNLSITLTTFDVNENQISGKIPEEIGNVVNLEVLYMNLNKLSGVIPSKLGNLRNLSKLDLSDNNLGGTIPSSLGNLSKLIDLFLAGNNFHGQIPLPLSNCLSLNLLDLSNNNLNGAIPPQLMGLSSLTIILDLSQNHLTGVLPLEVGNLRTLTALDISNNLLVGEIPSSLGDCTSLTSLRMGGNFFHGLIPPSIISLGGIEELDLSCNNLSGQIPEFLTVFRSLKLLNLSYNNFEGVLPHEGVFRNATGTSIIGNNKLCGGLPEFHLPNCISKSFKSRKINLVILSTSVILGVLGIALILASVYLCWLKKTVMEPVSSSRDDSCPNVSYGTLLKATDGFSSTNLIGAGSFGSVYRGVFEVSGTTVAVKVLHLVCHGALKSFNVECEALKNIRHRNLLKILTVCSSSDYQGNDFKALIYEFMDNGSLEQWLHPSATSSHHNGVPRKLNFIQRINIAIGVASALDYLHYQCHIPIIHCDLKPSNILLDSEMVAHVGDFGLAKFLFGSSFDTTTNQLSSVGFRGTIGYAPPEYAMGCKVSREGDVYSYGILLLEMFTRLSPTDDTFRDNWTLHSFVAKALPERVLEITDSALLQERESLLGPCNPQHDIFQECLVMIYNIGVDCSNEVPGRRMSISGVTNQLHRIREKLFASGLHRQID; from the exons ATGAAACCTGTGAGCCTTAGTTTTGCAGAGTTTGGATCATGCCACTTGCTCCTTGGGATTGCTCTTGCGCTGTGCTTTAACCGAGTTTCCTGCACCACCAATGAAACAGACAGACTCGCACTGCTTGCCTTTAAGGCCGGCATATCCGAAGATCCTTTTGGGGTGCTCAGCTCATGGAACGATAGCATTGGGTTTTGCCAGTGGTATGGCGTTACATGTGGCAGGAGACATCAGAGGGTCACGGTCCTGGACTTGGAATCACAAGGACTGTTGGGATCAATCTCTCCTCATATCGGAAACCTCAGCTTCTTAGGGGAAATGTGGCTGCAAAACAACAGTTTCAATCAAGAAATCCCTCCACAGCTCGGCCAGTTGCGCCGCCTGCATATTCTGCAATTGACCAGCAACTCGTTAGTTGGCGAAATTCCCAAAAACATATCGAGTTGCTCGGATCTGGTCCTCCTTTGGCTTGGGAAGAACGAACTAACTGGAGAAATTCCTAGAGAGCTTGGGTCATTGCTGAAGCTATTGCAGTTCGCTTTGCATGGTAATAATCTTACCGGGAGTATGCCTTCCTTTATTGGGAACTTATCTTCACTGGAGGTCCTTTTCTTAACCGAGAACAACTTGAGCGGAAGCATTCCCCAAGTTTTAGGCCGCcttaaaaaattgcaattcattGCCTTTGCAACAAACGGAGTGTCGGGTACGATTCCATCTTCATTACTCaatctctcttccctaactcagTTTGATGCTGCATACAACGAGATACAGGGGACACTTCCTGCAAGCATAGGTCTCCAACTCCCAGATCTTGTATTTTTTAGCGTTTTCTGGAACCAACTTCAGGGACCAATTCCTCCGTCGATATCAAATTGCACAAAGCTAAATACTCTTCAGCTTGGAAAAAATAGATTTTCTGGAAAAGTACCTTCTTTGGAAAATTTGTATAATCTTAGTTTGCTACAAATCGTTGGTAATCGGCTTGGCGGTGGAGAAACTGAAGACTTGAACTTCCTTTGCTCATTAACCAACAGCAGCAAATTAAGGTACGTGGTAATCGCCACGAACAAGTTTGGCGGGGTGTTGCCTACATGCGTAGGTAATTTATCCATCACTCTCACGACATTTGATGTAAACGAGAATCAAATATCTGGAAAGATTCCAGAAGAAATTGGGAATGTTGTCAACCTGGAAGTGTTGTATATGAATCTCAATAAGCTTTCAGGTGTTATCCCCTCAAAGTTGGGAAATCTACGAAATCTATCAAAACTGGACTTAAGTGATAACAACCTAGGAGGGACTATTCCATCTTCTTTAGGAAATCTAAGCAAGTTGATTGACCTATTCCTTGCTGGGAACAACTTTCATGGGCAAATTCCTTTACCTCTATCAAATTGCCTGTCTCTTAATTTGCTCGATCTATCTAATAACAATCTCAATGGTGCCATACCCCCGCAACTTATGGGTCTTTCATCATTAACAATCATTCTGGACTTATCTCAAAACCATTTGACTGGGGTTCTACCCCTAGAAGTTGGCAACTTGAGAACTTTGACTGCTTTGGATATCTCGAACAATTTATTGGTAGGTGAAATCCCAAGTAGTTTAGGTGATTGCACTTCATTGACATCACTGAGGATGGGAGGCAACTTCTTCCATGGGTTGATTCCTCCATCAATCATATCGTTAGGAggcattgaagaactagatCTTTCGTGCAACAATTTATCGGGTCAAATTCCAGAATTTTTAACAGTATTTCGCTCCTTGAAACTTCTAAATTTATCCTACAATAACTTTGAAGGCGTGCTGCCACATGAAGGAGTCTTTAGGAATGCTACTGGTACTTCTATTATTGGGAACAATAAGCTTTGTGGTGGGCTACCGGAATTTCATCTCcccaattgcatctccaaaagctTCAAGAGTAGAAAGATCAATTTAGTGATATTGTCCACTTCTGTCATTCTCGGAGTTCTTGGAATAGCTCTTATTCTAGCTTCTGTATATCTATGTTGGTTGAAGAAGACGGTGATGGAACCAGTTTCAAGTTCAAGGGATGATTCATGTCCAAATGTATCTTATGGAACACTTCTAAAAGCAACCGAtggtttttcttcaacaaatttgATTGGTGCTGGAAGCTTTGGTTCTGTTTATAGGGGTGTATTTGAGGTCAGTGGAACTACTGTTGCCGTGAAGGTGCTTCATCTAGTCTGTCATGGTGCTTTGAAGAGCTTCAATGTCGAGTGCGAGGCATTAAAGAACATCAGACATcgaaatcttttgaagatatTGACAGTTTGCTCTAGCAGTGattatcaaggaaatgattttaAGGCCTTAATCTATGAATTCATGGACAATGGTAGCCTAGAACAGTGGCTTCACCCAAGTGCAACATCATCTCATCACAATGGAGTTCCAAGAAAGTTGAATTTCATTCAAAGGATAAATATTGCCATTGGTGTTGCTTCTGCACTGGATTATCTTCATTACCAGTGCCACATCCCCATCAttcattgtgatctaaagccaAGCAATATCCTCTTAGATTCTGAGATGGTCGCACATGTTGGTGACTTTGGATTGGCGAAATTCCTTTTTGGATCATCTTTTGACACTACAACTAATCAGTTGAGTTCTGTGGGTTTTAGAGGGACAATTGGTTATGCTCCAccag AATATGCAATGGGATGCAAGGTTTCAAGAGAAGGTGACGTCTATAGTTACGGCATTCTTTTACTAGAAATGTTCACAAGATTAAGTCCCACCGATGACACCTTTAGAGACAATTGGACTCTTCATAGTTTTGTCGCGAAAGCTTTGCCTGAACGAGTGCTCGAAATCACGGATAGCGCTCTacttcaagaaagagagagcctTCTAGGTCCCTGTAATCCTCAGCATGACATATTTCAAGAGTGTTTGGTTATGATCTATAATATTGGAGTTGATTGTTCGAACGAAGTGCCTGGAAGACGAATGAGCATTAGCGGAGTTACAAATCAGCTGCATCGGATTAGGGAGAAACTCTTTGCTTCGGGCTTACATCGACAG ATCGACTAG